From one Streptomyces sp. NBC_01478 genomic stretch:
- a CDS encoding DUF2017 domain-containing protein, with the protein MPGHFEPLRDGGAAVALDDVEISIIRSLAVQLLELIGPGPGEDASADPLAELFAEGPSEPPSDPVLKRLFPDAYTDPEQAPDSPQDAEEKLAHSAEFRRFTENDLRAGKRENALAVIRTLDSLTPGGDGGAILKLTADESRQWLGSLNDLRLAIGSRLDITDEDDTDDLYRLPDEDPRKPMVMAYLWLGGLQETLVTTLMR; encoded by the coding sequence ATGCCAGGACACTTCGAACCGCTCCGCGACGGCGGCGCCGCCGTCGCACTCGACGACGTCGAGATCTCGATCATCCGGTCGCTGGCCGTCCAGCTCCTGGAGCTGATCGGCCCCGGCCCCGGCGAGGACGCCTCTGCCGACCCCCTCGCCGAACTCTTCGCCGAGGGCCCGAGCGAGCCGCCCTCCGACCCGGTGCTCAAGCGCCTGTTCCCGGACGCCTACACCGACCCGGAGCAGGCCCCCGACTCCCCGCAGGACGCCGAGGAGAAGCTCGCGCACTCCGCGGAGTTCCGCCGCTTCACCGAGAACGACCTCAGGGCCGGCAAGCGCGAGAACGCCCTCGCGGTGATCCGCACCCTCGACTCGCTCACCCCCGGCGGCGACGGCGGCGCGATCCTCAAACTGACCGCCGACGAGTCCCGCCAGTGGCTCGGCTCCCTCAACGACCTGCGCCTGGCGATCGGTTCACGCCTCGACATCACCGACGAGGACGACACCGACGACCTCTACCGCCTCCCGGACGAGGACCCGCGCAAGCCGATGGTGATGGCGTACCTCTGGCTCGGCGGCCTCCAGGAAACCCTGGTCACGACGTTGATGCGCTGA
- the clpS gene encoding ATP-dependent Clp protease adapter ClpS — MGRVTSPAPLEIERTESAEEVFAVPEPDVPWVTIVHNDPVNLMSYVTYVFQTYFGYSKDKATKLMKDVHHKGRAVVSSGSREEMERDVQAMHGYGLWATLQQDRK; from the coding sequence ATGGGCCGTGTGACGTCACCCGCACCCCTGGAGATCGAACGCACCGAGTCGGCGGAGGAGGTCTTCGCCGTACCCGAGCCGGACGTCCCCTGGGTCACGATCGTGCACAACGACCCGGTCAACCTCATGAGCTACGTGACGTACGTCTTCCAGACGTACTTCGGCTACTCCAAGGACAAGGCCACCAAGCTCATGAAGGACGTCCACCACAAGGGCCGAGCGGTCGTCTCCAGCGGAAGCCGCGAGGAGATGGAGCGCGACGTGCAGGCCATGCACGGCTACGGTCTGTGGGCCACCCTCCAGCAGGACCGGAAGTAG